From the genome of Pelobacter propionicus DSM 2379, one region includes:
- a CDS encoding ubiquitin family protein, with product MKFNPGQLVVTRGVNDLIATNEDFAKHVHLSLKRHLAGDWGDLCDEDRVTNEFALQH from the coding sequence ATGAAATTCAATCCAGGGCAGCTGGTCGTGACCAGAGGCGTAAATGATTTAATTGCCACCAACGAGGATTTTGCCAAACATGTTCACCTGTCGCTGAAACGACACCTGGCCGGAGACTGGGGTGATCTTTGCGATGAAGATCGAGTTACCAATGAATTTGCCCTACAGCATTGA
- a CDS encoding IS481 family transposase: protein MKKNVVPKQRWARFRLQVIGPLLASPAASGELQGKIRELSERVYRHPLLPEKSIRLGFSTLERWYYQAKDAADPIAALSRKARSDAGCQIALSEALLSALEVQYARYPRWTVQLHYDNLAAEVAQKPQMGALPSYQSVLRRMREKGWQKRREPANPTEGQRRAVRRRESREIRGYEASHVHALWHLDFHQGSLKVLDEEGGWQTPLVCAVLDDRSRLCCHLQWYLAESAQNLAHALTQAMLKRGLPRALMTDNGSAMLAEETREGLARLGVSHDTTLPYSPYMNGKQEVFWAQLEGRLMELLRGVSPLRLEFLNRTTQAWVEQDYHRRTHSEIGCAPIERLLAGPEVSRSAPDMDSLNLAFTRQVTRTQRKSDATVTVEGVRFEVPSRFRHLPRLTLRHAGWDVSRMVLVDPDSCNPLARLLPQDKEKNASGQRRTLEPVAAQSAQANASPEEMPALLRKWLADYAATGLPPAYLAVKEGPDER, encoded by the coding sequence ATGAAGAAGAATGTAGTCCCGAAGCAGCGCTGGGCCAGGTTTCGGCTGCAGGTGATCGGACCGCTATTGGCGAGCCCTGCCGCGAGCGGGGAGTTGCAGGGAAAGATCCGGGAATTGAGCGAGAGGGTGTACCGGCATCCCCTGCTCCCGGAGAAGTCTATACGACTTGGTTTTTCCACGCTCGAACGCTGGTACTACCAGGCGAAGGACGCCGCGGACCCGATCGCTGCGCTGAGTCGCAAGGCGCGTTCGGACGCCGGGTGTCAGATTGCGCTGTCCGAGGCGCTCTTGAGCGCCCTGGAAGTGCAGTATGCCAGGTATCCTCGCTGGACGGTGCAACTGCACTACGACAACCTCGCCGCCGAAGTGGCCCAAAAGCCCCAGATGGGAGCCTTGCCGAGCTACCAGAGCGTGCTTCGCCGAATGCGGGAGAAGGGGTGGCAGAAAAGGCGCGAGCCCGCGAACCCGACCGAAGGACAACGCCGCGCCGTCCGGCGCCGCGAAAGCCGTGAGATTCGCGGCTATGAGGCGAGCCACGTGCACGCCCTGTGGCACCTCGACTTCCACCAGGGAAGCCTCAAGGTGCTGGACGAGGAGGGGGGCTGGCAGACGCCCCTGGTGTGCGCGGTTCTGGACGACCGGAGCAGGCTCTGCTGCCATCTGCAGTGGTATCTGGCGGAAAGCGCCCAGAACCTCGCGCATGCTCTCACGCAGGCGATGCTGAAACGTGGGCTTCCCAGGGCTCTGATGACCGATAATGGAAGCGCGATGCTGGCGGAGGAAACCCGGGAGGGGCTGGCCCGACTCGGGGTGAGCCACGACACAACCCTTCCTTACTCGCCCTATATGAACGGGAAACAGGAGGTGTTCTGGGCGCAGCTTGAGGGACGTCTCATGGAGCTTTTGCGCGGGGTGAGCCCCTTGCGGCTGGAGTTCCTCAACCGCACCACCCAGGCGTGGGTCGAACAGGACTATCACCGCCGTACCCACAGCGAGATCGGCTGCGCTCCGATCGAGCGCCTGCTCGCCGGACCGGAGGTCTCCCGCTCGGCTCCCGACATGGACTCCTTGAATCTCGCCTTCACCCGCCAGGTTACGCGCACCCAGCGCAAAAGCGATGCAACCGTGACGGTCGAGGGGGTGCGCTTCGAGGTCCCGTCGCGGTTCAGGCATCTCCCCCGCCTGACGTTACGCCATGCCGGTTGGGACGTAAGCCGGATGGTTCTAGTGGATCCCGACAGCTGCAATCCCTTGGCCCGGCTGCTCCCCCAGGACAAGGAGAAAAACGCCTCCGGTCAGCGCCGCACTCTGGAACCGGTTGCGGCGCAGTCGGCCCAGGCGAACGCCTCACCCGAGGAGATGCCCGCACTGCTTCGCAAGTGGCTGGCGGATTACGCCGCCACCGGGCTTCCACCGGCCTATCTTGCCGTGAAGGAGGGTCCCGATGAACGATAA
- a CDS encoding ExeA family protein, which translates to MNDKTLLALYGLKYNPFVPALPVEALWPLPGAELFARRLESLVSQGGFSLITGEPGYGKSKTLQWLGARLGQLPDIVVGVMERPQSKVADFYRELGELFGVQLNPANRYGGFKALRERWRAHCAATLLRPLLLVDEAQEVSSECLTELRLLQSASFDSQSLLFTVLCGDARLPQRFRTPELLPLGSRIRARLELSALTPQELASYLDYVLQKAGAPQLIAPELIQTLATHAHGNLRVLTHMAAELLTAAAERNLPRIDEPLYFDLFTPPVRQPRRS; encoded by the coding sequence ATGAACGATAAGACTCTCCTGGCCCTCTACGGGCTCAAGTACAACCCGTTCGTGCCGGCGCTTCCCGTGGAGGCGCTCTGGCCGCTGCCGGGCGCCGAACTCTTTGCCCGGCGCCTGGAGTCCCTGGTCTCCCAGGGCGGGTTCTCCCTGATCACCGGTGAGCCGGGCTACGGCAAATCGAAGACCCTGCAGTGGCTTGGCGCCCGCCTGGGACAACTGCCCGACATCGTAGTGGGGGTGATGGAGCGCCCCCAAAGCAAGGTCGCCGATTTCTATCGCGAGCTTGGAGAGCTATTCGGCGTTCAGCTCAATCCCGCCAACCGGTATGGCGGATTCAAGGCGCTGCGTGAGCGCTGGCGCGCACACTGTGCAGCGACTCTCTTGCGCCCGCTGCTCCTGGTCGATGAGGCTCAGGAGGTCAGCTCCGAGTGCCTGACCGAACTGAGGCTCCTGCAAAGCGCGAGCTTCGACTCCCAGAGCCTGCTCTTCACCGTGCTGTGCGGCGACGCCCGGCTCCCCCAGCGCTTCCGCACCCCGGAACTCCTACCCTTGGGCAGTCGCATCCGCGCCCGCCTGGAACTCTCCGCGCTCACCCCGCAGGAGCTGGCTTCCTACCTGGACTACGTCCTGCAGAAAGCCGGGGCGCCCCAGTTGATCGCACCGGAGCTGATCCAAACCCTGGCAACCCATGCACACGGAAACCTGCGGGTGCTCACACACATGGCGGCGGAACTGCTCACCGCCGCCGCCGAGCGCAACCTCCCGCGCATCGACGAACCCCTCTACTTCGACCTATTCACTCCTCCCGTGCGTCAGCCGCGCCGTTCCTGA
- a CDS encoding JAB domain-containing protein, giving the protein MTIETLFGQEQVPAKPRAIRLKKIRAVYETLTIKEGNSRYLKPFTRYSSPEQVFETFNFLRHETKEYFFAIHLDGKNRICCVDEVSVGSLNQSVVHPREVFKTALLSSAAAIILMHNHPSGDPAPSREDIEITKRLKEAGELIGVKVLDHIIIGDNFHSFASQGLL; this is encoded by the coding sequence ATGACAATTGAAACATTATTCGGCCAGGAACAGGTTCCAGCGAAACCGAGAGCGATCAGGCTCAAGAAAATCAGAGCGGTATATGAAACATTGACCATCAAAGAGGGGAATAGCCGTTATCTGAAGCCGTTCACCAGATACAGCAGTCCGGAGCAGGTTTTCGAAACTTTCAACTTTTTGCGGCATGAAACGAAGGAATATTTCTTTGCCATACACTTGGACGGCAAAAACCGTATCTGTTGCGTTGACGAAGTATCAGTCGGCTCATTGAATCAGAGCGTTGTCCACCCAAGAGAAGTATTCAAAACGGCCCTCTTGTCATCGGCAGCAGCGATTATCCTGATGCACAATCATCCTTCAGGAGATCCAGCGCCAAGCAGAGAGGACATTGAAATAACAAAACGATTAAAGGAAGCAGGAGAGCTTATCGGCGTGAAGGTATTGGATCACATCATTATCGGCGACAACTTTCATTCGTTTGCCAGCCAGGGACTGCTGTAA
- a CDS encoding BPTI/Kunitz domain-containing protein encodes MGNHPPVPLITYVSAALLLLCSACAPQGAVLADRCRLEPVNGPCKAMMERYRFDQKSGTCREYIYDGCGAVVPFESLEECRQLCEPPASGEVQGKMPGVEPAVEKRSGLLRDPVEDDPRHAVVFRNIDDEVKALLADHPRRGGEGFVNIYWETKKRLLKNRYGIDWRSPGEMNPQVIFD; translated from the coding sequence ATGGGTAACCATCCGCCTGTTCCGCTCATTACATATGTCTCTGCCGCACTGCTCCTGCTCTGCTCCGCCTGCGCTCCCCAAGGGGCCGTTCTGGCCGACAGGTGCCGGCTTGAGCCGGTCAACGGCCCCTGCAAGGCTATGATGGAGCGCTACCGCTTCGACCAGAAGAGCGGCACATGCCGGGAGTACATCTACGATGGCTGCGGAGCGGTGGTCCCCTTCGAGAGCCTGGAAGAGTGCCGTCAGCTCTGCGAACCTCCGGCATCGGGGGAAGTCCAGGGGAAAATGCCGGGAGTCGAGCCCGCCGTGGAGAAACGTTCCGGTCTGCTCCGCGATCCGGTGGAGGATGACCCCCGCCATGCCGTGGTATTCAGGAACATCGATGACGAGGTCAAGGCTCTGCTGGCCGATCATCCCCGACGGGGGGGGGAAGGTTTCGTCAACATCTACTGGGAGACCAAGAAGCGGCTGCTCAAGAACAGGTACGGCATCGACTGGCGCTCGCCGGGAGAGATGAACCCGCAGGTTATCTTCGACTGA